The proteins below come from a single Oerskovia jenensis genomic window:
- a CDS encoding acyl-CoA thioesterase/bile acid-CoA:amino acid N-acyltransferase family protein — MASRRRDPVPAVALLLTAPLLVIAACSAPPVQEPAIEVVAQEGAFDPLAITLTGLGAGQEVRLEATAGIGGSAYSSHATFIADDEGRVDLADVAPTDGSWTTPDAMGPFWSMVGPPSAVFERRADHQVRLTVSAGDEELTHVVVERRGALTDARFREVGDDGLIAYYAAPSDLSTDEPLPAVLVFGGSEGGLDAARASADSIAALGYPALAVSYFKSPGQPSTLTEVPVETFLTGLEWLRAQPGVDTERVFAFGTSRGGEMALWLAANRPEQVYGAFAPVGAGYLVCGIPDARKSAWTFEGSPMPCLPMNEPMGSNTAVQVPVEEVSGPVVLACGSADAVWRSCDLLDEMASRFDDPERVHAIVQRGAGHLVTAPPYVPWGLDEPGATPAATHQARVDFWDAVDAVLAQARQE, encoded by the coding sequence ATGGCCTCCCGACGACGTGATCCTGTCCCCGCTGTCGCCCTCCTGCTGACCGCTCCGTTGCTGGTGATCGCGGCGTGCTCTGCGCCTCCCGTGCAGGAACCGGCGATCGAGGTCGTGGCCCAGGAGGGAGCTTTCGACCCGCTCGCGATCACGCTGACCGGGCTCGGGGCAGGGCAGGAGGTGCGGCTCGAGGCGACGGCCGGCATCGGCGGGTCCGCCTACTCGTCGCACGCCACGTTCATCGCGGACGACGAGGGACGGGTGGACCTCGCGGACGTCGCACCGACCGACGGGTCGTGGACGACGCCCGATGCGATGGGACCGTTCTGGTCGATGGTCGGGCCGCCGTCGGCGGTCTTCGAACGGCGGGCCGACCATCAGGTCCGGCTCACCGTGAGCGCGGGCGACGAGGAGCTGACCCATGTCGTCGTCGAGCGGCGTGGCGCACTGACCGACGCCAGGTTCAGGGAGGTCGGCGACGACGGCCTGATCGCCTACTACGCGGCGCCCTCGGACCTCTCGACCGACGAGCCGTTGCCCGCCGTCCTCGTGTTCGGGGGATCGGAGGGCGGACTCGACGCCGCGCGTGCATCGGCGGACTCGATCGCGGCGCTCGGCTACCCCGCCCTGGCGGTGAGCTACTTCAAGAGCCCGGGGCAGCCGTCGACGCTCACCGAGGTCCCGGTCGAGACGTTCCTCACCGGACTCGAGTGGTTGCGTGCGCAGCCAGGTGTCGACACGGAGCGGGTCTTCGCGTTCGGGACGTCGCGTGGGGGAGAGATGGCGCTGTGGCTCGCGGCGAACCGCCCGGAGCAGGTCTACGGCGCGTTCGCCCCCGTCGGAGCGGGGTACCTCGTCTGCGGGATCCCGGACGCGCGGAAGTCGGCCTGGACCTTCGAAGGCTCCCCGATGCCCTGCCTGCCGATGAACGAACCGATGGGCTCGAACACCGCGGTGCAGGTCCCGGTCGAGGAGGTCTCGGGGCCTGTGGTCCTCGCGTGCGGGAGTGCCGATGCCGTGTGGCGGTCCTGCGACCTGCTCGACGAGATGGCGTCTCGGTTCGACGATCCCGAGCGCGTGCACGCGATCGTTCAGCGCGGGGCGGGGCACCTCGTCACCGCACCTCCCTACGTCCCGTGGGGTCTCGACGAGCCCGGTGCCACCCCTGCGGCGACCCACCAGGCCCGCGTCGACTTCTGGGATGCGGTCGACGCAGTGCTCGCGCAGGCGCGCCAGGAGTAG
- the mqo gene encoding malate dehydrogenase (quinone), which translates to MATKKTTGQNTIDVALIGGGIMSATLGALLKLLEPTWTIKVFERLDAVAQESSNPWNNAGTGHAALCELNYTPEKADGTVEISKAVAINEQFEVSREFWHHLLTGGHLPEPASFISHTPHMTFVRGAANVDYLKRRFTALSAHPLFSELEFTDDPAVIAQWAPLLVLDRDGDEAVAATRATSGTDVDFGALTSQLFDFLTAHDVELNLQHEVNRLKKRKDGTWDVTVKDVSWNATQGPRTVNARFVFVGAGGGALPLLQKAGIKEAKGYGGFPISGEFLRTDNPEIVAQHQAKVYGKADVGSPPMSVPHLDTRVVDGKTYLMFGPYAGFSPKYLKKGSLLDLFTSLRTHNIGSMLGAGLKNIDLTQYLVGQLVASPEAKFTALQAFMPTAHPKDWEKITAGQRVQVIKKDPVKGGVLEFGTEVIAAADGSIAGLLGASPGASTAVPAMIDVLERCFPQQFATWRPALGAMIPSLGQATWEATELDSLSASAGPSEEAVGAR; encoded by the coding sequence GTGGCGACTAAGAAGACAACGGGTCAGAACACCATCGACGTAGCCCTCATCGGCGGCGGCATCATGAGTGCGACCCTCGGCGCCCTCCTGAAGCTCCTCGAGCCCACGTGGACCATCAAGGTCTTCGAGCGCCTCGACGCGGTAGCCCAGGAGTCCTCCAACCCGTGGAACAACGCTGGCACCGGCCACGCTGCGCTCTGCGAGCTGAACTACACCCCCGAGAAGGCCGACGGCACCGTCGAGATCTCCAAGGCTGTCGCGATCAACGAGCAGTTCGAGGTGTCGCGCGAGTTCTGGCACCACCTGCTCACCGGGGGCCACCTGCCCGAGCCCGCGAGCTTCATCAGCCACACCCCGCACATGACGTTCGTGCGCGGTGCGGCCAACGTGGACTACCTCAAGCGCCGCTTCACCGCGCTGAGCGCCCACCCGCTGTTCAGCGAGCTCGAGTTCACCGACGACCCCGCGGTCATCGCGCAGTGGGCACCCCTGCTGGTCCTCGACCGGGACGGCGACGAGGCCGTCGCCGCGACCCGCGCGACGAGCGGCACGGACGTCGACTTCGGAGCGCTCACCTCGCAGCTCTTCGACTTCCTCACGGCCCACGACGTCGAGCTCAACCTCCAGCACGAGGTCAACCGCCTCAAGAAGCGCAAGGACGGCACCTGGGACGTCACCGTCAAGGACGTGTCCTGGAACGCCACGCAGGGGCCGCGCACCGTCAACGCCCGCTTCGTGTTCGTCGGCGCGGGCGGCGGCGCGCTGCCGCTGCTGCAGAAGGCCGGCATCAAAGAGGCCAAGGGCTACGGCGGCTTCCCCATCAGCGGCGAGTTCCTGCGCACCGACAACCCGGAGATCGTCGCCCAGCACCAGGCCAAGGTGTACGGCAAGGCCGACGTCGGATCGCCGCCCATGTCCGTCCCGCACCTCGACACGCGCGTCGTCGACGGCAAGACCTACCTGATGTTCGGCCCCTACGCCGGGTTCAGCCCCAAGTACCTCAAGAAGGGCTCGCTGCTCGACCTCTTCACGTCGCTGCGGACCCACAACATCGGGTCCATGCTCGGCGCGGGCCTCAAGAACATCGACCTCACGCAGTACCTGGTCGGCCAGCTCGTCGCGAGCCCCGAGGCCAAGTTCACGGCGCTCCAGGCCTTCATGCCCACGGCCCACCCCAAGGACTGGGAGAAGATCACCGCGGGCCAGCGCGTCCAGGTCATCAAGAAGGACCCGGTCAAGGGCGGCGTGCTCGAGTTCGGCACCGAGGTCATCGCGGCCGCGGACGGCTCGATCGCCGGCCTGCTCGGCGCCTCGCCGGGTGCCTCGACCGCCGTCCCCGCGATGATCGACGTCCTCGAGCGCTGCTTCCCGCAGCAGTTCGCGACGTGGCGTCCCGCGCTCGGAGCCATGATCCCGAGCCTCGGCCAGGCCACGTGGGAGGCGACCGAGCTCGACTCGCTCTCCGCCTCCGCAGGCCCCTCGGAGGAGGCGGTCGGCGCCCGCTGA
- a CDS encoding acyl-CoA thioesterase/BAAT N-terminal domain-containing protein — protein MASRRRDHVPAVALLLTASSLVVAACSAPPEPEPAIEVVEQDGAFDPLAITLTGLGAGREVRLVATTELDGSAMSSRALFTADDEGRVDLARDAPTEGSWTTPDAMGPFWSMAGNLPGVGSGGADHSVTLSVSADGEALAETVVERTGYGADVEVRDVSDGGMVAAYATPDGLSADASLPAVLVFSGSDGGLGLARATATWLAELGYPALAISYFKSPGQPPALADVPVETFLTGLAWLHDQPGVDTERVFTFGVSRGGEMALWLAANRPDEVYGAFAPTGSGIVFCGYPDATRPAWTVAGAGLPCAQYTRAPMSPETKVAVEEIAGPVVLACGTADPVWVACDLLAEMTPRFSDPEQVRSLVQEDAGHFITYAPYLPLGLNEPDATPAATHQARVDFWNTVEEVLAEARQ, from the coding sequence ATGGCCTCCCGACGACGTGACCATGTCCCTGCCGTTGCCCTCCTGCTGACCGCTTCGTCGCTGGTCGTCGCGGCATGCTCTGCGCCTCCCGAACCCGAGCCGGCGATCGAGGTCGTCGAGCAGGACGGGGCCTTCGACCCGCTCGCGATCACGCTGACTGGGCTCGGCGCGGGGCGCGAGGTGCGGCTGGTCGCGACGACGGAGCTCGACGGGAGCGCGATGTCGTCGCGCGCACTGTTCACCGCTGACGACGAGGGGCGCGTCGATCTCGCGAGGGACGCCCCCACCGAGGGCTCGTGGACGACTCCTGACGCCATGGGGCCGTTCTGGTCGATGGCGGGCAACCTGCCCGGAGTGGGGTCAGGAGGTGCGGACCACTCGGTGACGCTGTCGGTGAGCGCTGACGGCGAAGCGCTGGCCGAGACGGTCGTCGAGCGGACCGGGTACGGGGCGGACGTCGAGGTCCGCGACGTGTCCGACGGTGGCATGGTCGCCGCGTACGCGACACCGGACGGGCTCTCGGCCGACGCCTCGTTGCCGGCCGTGCTCGTGTTCAGCGGCTCCGACGGGGGGCTGGGCCTCGCCCGAGCCACCGCCACGTGGCTCGCCGAGCTCGGGTATCCGGCGCTGGCGATCAGCTACTTCAAGAGCCCGGGGCAGCCGCCCGCGCTCGCGGACGTACCGGTCGAGACCTTCCTCACCGGACTCGCCTGGCTCCACGACCAGCCGGGGGTCGACACCGAGCGCGTCTTCACGTTCGGGGTCTCACGGGGAGGCGAGATGGCCTTGTGGCTCGCGGCCAACCGCCCCGACGAGGTGTACGGCGCGTTCGCCCCGACGGGGTCGGGCATCGTGTTCTGCGGCTACCCGGACGCGACACGACCAGCCTGGACCGTGGCGGGGGCCGGGCTGCCGTGTGCACAGTACACGCGGGCTCCGATGAGCCCGGAGACGAAGGTCGCCGTCGAGGAGATCGCCGGGCCGGTCGTCCTCGCGTGCGGGACGGCCGACCCGGTGTGGGTGGCCTGCGACCTTCTTGCCGAGATGACGCCCCGGTTCAGCGATCCGGAGCAGGTCCGTTCGCTCGTCCAGGAGGATGCGGGGCACTTCATCACGTACGCGCCCTACCTCCCCCTGGGCCTGAACGAGCCCGACGCGACCCCCGCGGCGACGCACCAGGCCCGCGTCGACTTCTGGAACACGGTCGAGGAGGTGCTCGCGGAGGCGCGGCAGTAG